In the genome of Geobacillus stearothermophilus ATCC 12980, the window TAAAAGTCAAGTACATCTTTTGGTGATGAACCTTCACTTATATTTTTTTACAAAATTTGATATATTTCAATTGGGAAAATAGGAGGGAATAACTGAATGAATATTGGGCAAATTATAAAAATCAAGAGAAAAGAACTAGGTCTTACGCAAAGTGAAGTATGTGAAGGAATTTGTTCAGTTACCCATCTGAGCAAAATAGAAAATAATACAACTAATGTAGCAGACGATGTTATTCAACTGATTTGTAAACGCCTAAATATAAATATTGAAGAAGAAAAAAAACGCATAGAAAACATTGAATTGATACTTAACAAATTTTATGAAGCAATGATCTTTGGGAAAGAAGAAATGGTAGATGAAATTAGAGATAAACTAGAAGAAGAATATTATTATATCGAGAACTCAGACCTATATATTTTATATAATTTATATTTAATGCGTTACTATCTGTTTAAAGAGGATTTAAATTATGCTTACAAGTTGGGAAAGGAACTAGAACATTATCGACATAAATTTTCCCAAATAGAGAATAATTTGCTAAATCATTTTTGGGGTATATACTATATTATGACCAAAGATGGAAAAAAGTCATTAGAATTTCTATCTAATATATCAAGAGATTACTATCATTTGTCTATAGAAATTGATTACCATTTATCGTTAGCCTATTCTTTAAATTCTTCTGCTCTACTTTCATACTATTATGGTTCGAAAGCATTAGAACATTTTCACAAGCATAAACTCTTTAATCGCATTATCGATGCCGAAATAGTCCTTTGCATGCAACTTGCTAGAGGAGATAAAAATGAAATTTTACTGTCTATCTCCAAACTTAAAGAACTACTTGAATTTTCCAGCTCGGATTTTACAAAAGCAATTATTCTACATAATATTGGATTCAGTTTCATGAAATTAAAGAACTATGCAGAAGCTATAAAATACTATGATGAGGCACTAAAATACAAAAAAAGAGACACCTATCTGTATTTAACTTCATACTATGCAAAATTATTCTCCAAAATATTAAATAATGATATTGTTACCAAATTAGAAGCTGAAAGAGGGTTAAATATTTCTCGAAAGGTAAATAGCAAGAAATATGAGATACTGTTTCAAACGATGCTTTTGTATATTGATAATGATGGGAAGTTATATCATTTTTTAAAATCTAAAGCCTTTGATTACTTTATAAATATTAAGTTAGAGGATCATGTTGATTTTTATGGTAAAAAATTGATAGATTATTACAAATCAAAAAATAATTTAGATAAAGCACTATATATAGCAGAAAAATTAATAAATGCAAAAAAAATGTAATAAAGGAGGAGAAAAAATGAAAAAAAAGCTATTACTAATTACTCTATTAATTGGGATCTGGGGTATATTTACCACTAATATTAATACTTCTACGCTGCATTCTGCTTCTGTTGAACCTATCACCAAACAAAGTGAACAAGACTATCCTAATCCTTGATTCTAAATTTATAGTTAGGCGTTTTTCCTTTTTGATTGGGCTTTTCTTTCCTTCCCGCAGCGATGCGATGAGCGGCTGCCTGAAGTTGCTCCGCATGGCTACGGAATGAATCGGCTTGCACAACGGCTTCTTCGATCGACCGAGCGCCGGGCTTCCCTAGGCTCCGGCCGGATGGCCAAAGGGCCAGAAGGTGGCCAGCCGGGAAAACCGGCGCGAGGTTTTATTTCTGCTTTAGCTCATTCAAATATTTTTCCACTGCTTCCTCAATCAACAGATAGATATTCTTCTCCTGCAAAATCGACTGCATCTTCAACTCTTTGTGCAGGTCCGTCCGAATATCGAAGGAAACGCGTTTTCTTTCCACTTTCTTTTCTTCCTTTCTTGGTTGATTGTTATATTCGTTTGAAGAGGTATTGTTTTCCTCACCGACAGGATCGGTCAACACTTGCGTAGGCGTGATGACTTTTTGCTGGCGCTTCATGTTTTTGATGTCATCTACTTTGGACACGTTCCATCATCTCCTTGTAGAAGTTTTCATACTGCTCCAGCGCCTGGTTCAATTCATTGTTTTCCTCGAAGCCGTAGAGCGACAGGCGGCCGATCGGCGCCTTGCGGGTGATGATCGTTTTGAATACCTCGTTCGGATAATCTTCCTCGATCATTTCATTGAACGCCTTCGCGTCGCTGCGGCGGACGTCGTTCATGGTTCTGAGAATGCCCAGCAGCCTGGTATTGTGCCGCCCATGCACCCTCGCTCCCTCAACGGATTCCATAAAATTCGGAACCGCCGAGTAGCACCAATTGGAGCACTCGAACATCATGATGACATACTGGCTTGCGCACAAGGCGTTTGTCGTCTGCTCGCTCAACGAAGGCGGCGTGTCGATGACAATGAAATCGTAACGATGCCGGATCTTGTCCAACGTATCGTCCAGTATCAAGGTCGGCTTCCCCTTATACCTAATATATTTTCCAAGGTACGTCTCTCCTGTGTAAATCCAGCGGGGAAACGTGGCCAGAAAGTTGTTGGCCGGAAGCAGATCCAACCTGTCGTTGACCCTGACTATGTACGGCTCCGGATCTCTCTCCTGCATCGCCTCGAGAACGGATTTCTCCGTGAACTCGTTGGATGGCTTCCGCGAAAGAAGCTCTGTCAAATTCCCCTGCGAGTCCATGTCGACGGCCAAAACCCTGTATCCGTCCCTGCTCAACAAATAGGCGAGGACTCCTGTTGTCGTGGACTTCCCGCATCCGCCTTTCTGGATGCCCATGGTGATGGTGATGGCCACTTATATCACCTTCCTTTCTTCCAAGGTTTGTTTCTTCTTTTGTTTATATGATTTATTCTACGTTATTTTATAGATTCCTTCAATGATTGCAAAAAATAAGAGCGTTAGAAACGTTTCCACTTCAATTCCGATATGAGTTGCCGCACCGCCTCCGACTCCGATATATTTTTTGTCCGACAGTATTTTTGGAGGAGTTCATACAGCTCGTCGTCCAAGCGCACGGTAATGCGATATGACTTGGACTTTTCTTCTTTTGGGCGTCCACGTTGGAGCTTTTTGCGTTCGACGCGCAGATCATCATGGACGACAACATCGAGGTATCCGAACCGCTCATAAATGTTTTTATGTTTCTCTACGAATTCTTCCCACATTCGGGGAATTTCTTCAAGAAGCCGGAGGTACTCTTCCTGCAGCCTCTTTGTTTCCTCTGGGGACCGAGGGCGCCGCTTGCCGAATTCTTGAAGTACGAGGACCTGGAAATCGTGCCGCTCATAGCATCTTCCTTCCATCATCGCCATCACCTCTATTTTTTGTCTGACACTATTTATGTTTATTATATCTCTAGACTTTCACTAATTCAACATTTTTTGTCCGACATAAAATTAAGATGCCAGTACCAATTTTGCCTTTCAAAGCACAAATTAATCGAATCGGCGTTTTTCAGGACAAAAATCGCTGTTTTTGAGCTGAAAGATAATGTTTTGCCATTTTGATTTTTTTGCCAAATAGGGGTATATTGTACTTAAAAATGTGATATTTTCGACAAATTTCACCCCGAGCGTTAAGGGGAAGAGGGGGATGAAAAAAGTTGGACTGGAAAGAGGTAAAGCGGTTCGCCTATGCTGGCCAGGCGTTTATCCCTGTCAACGTGGAAAACAGAGGGGATTCGGTCAAACTTTTTTTCAGGAGCGGGGAAACCAAGTTGCTTGACGTACAATCGAGTCTGTTTTTGAAGCGGCTTCTGACCTTCTTTGGCACAAGCATTTCGATCAACCGCCATCGGTATGGGGAGTTGGTGGGGAAAAAGCAGCTCGTTCCCATCGTGTTGTCGTATGGCTTTACCATCATTCCGTTTAACGTTCGCGAGCCGGTCGGCCGGCAAAGCCGCGTAGGGTGGGTTGTGTCAAGAGAGATTGAGCAGTTCCGGCAAAGATCGCCCCAGTGCACCACGATCCATCTTCTTTCCGGACATCATATTCCTGTGTTTCATTCCCGCAAGTTCTGCATCGACCAACTCAAAAATGCAAAATGGATTGAGATGTGCTACGGGGAGATTCATGAACCGCATCGCAGGCAATGGATAAACGGCAGCGCAGTTTGTGAAACGGTGGTTATGTAGTGAAATGAATGATTTATATCAATAAACCGGAAGGATCGGCGGC includes:
- a CDS encoding competence protein ComK, whose product is MDWKEVKRFAYAGQAFIPVNVENRGDSVKLFFRSGETKLLDVQSSLFLKRLLTFFGTSISINRHRYGELVGKKQLVPIVLSYGFTIIPFNVREPVGRQSRVGWVVSREIEQFRQRSPQCTTIHLLSGHHIPVFHSRKFCIDQLKNAKWIEMCYGEIHEPHRRQWINGSAVCETVVM
- a CDS encoding helix-turn-helix domain-containing protein, with amino-acid sequence MNIGQIIKIKRKELGLTQSEVCEGICSVTHLSKIENNTTNVADDVIQLICKRLNINIEEEKKRIENIELILNKFYEAMIFGKEEMVDEIRDKLEEEYYYIENSDLYILYNLYLMRYYLFKEDLNYAYKLGKELEHYRHKFSQIENNLLNHFWGIYYIMTKDGKKSLEFLSNISRDYYHLSIEIDYHLSLAYSLNSSALLSYYYGSKALEHFHKHKLFNRIIDAEIVLCMQLARGDKNEILLSISKLKELLEFSSSDFTKAIILHNIGFSFMKLKNYAEAIKYYDEALKYKKRDTYLYLTSYYAKLFSKILNNDIVTKLEAERGLNISRKVNSKKYEILFQTMLLYIDNDGKLYHFLKSKAFDYFINIKLEDHVDFYGKKLIDYYKSKNNLDKALYIAEKLINAKKM
- a CDS encoding ParA family protein, which produces MAITITMGIQKGGCGKSTTTGVLAYLLSRDGYRVLAVDMDSQGNLTELLSRKPSNEFTEKSVLEAMQERDPEPYIVRVNDRLDLLPANNFLATFPRWIYTGETYLGKYIRYKGKPTLILDDTLDKIRHRYDFIVIDTPPSLSEQTTNALCASQYVIMMFECSNWCYSAVPNFMESVEGARVHGRHNTRLLGILRTMNDVRRSDAKAFNEMIEEDYPNEVFKTIITRKAPIGRLSLYGFEENNELNQALEQYENFYKEMMERVQSR
- a CDS encoding ribbon-helix-helix protein, CopG family, coding for MAMMEGRCYERHDFQVLVLQEFGKRRPRSPEETKRLQEEYLRLLEEIPRMWEEFVEKHKNIYERFGYLDVVVHDDLRVERKKLQRGRPKEEKSKSYRITVRLDDELYELLQKYCRTKNISESEAVRQLISELKWKRF